The DNA segment CGAGTCCTTCGTCGTACGCCACGTCACACCCCTGTTCTAGGTTCCATGCTCCACGAGGCGTGCTTCCAGATCCCGAAGGTCCTTGGCGAGGTTGCCCCGCACCTGGCGTGCGAGCAGCGGGGCGGCGAGCCGGTAGAAGCCACCTCCTCCGCCGCGGACACGGATGCGGGCAAGGGTGCCGTCAGGGTGGGGCTCGAAGGTGTACGTGACGTGCATCGGCATCGGGCCCGCCACCGAGACCATGTCGAGCAGCCCCGGCGGGTCGTACGCGGCGACCCGCAGCACGTAGTCGATACGGCGGCCCAGGAAGTGCGCCGTCCGCGTGACCTCGGCCCCGGCGCCGAAACCCCCGCTGTCCGCCTCCCGAGTCAGCTCGGCCGTACGGATCCCTTGGGTCCACTCGGCGTCGTGCCGCCAGTCCATGGCGTACGCGGCCACCTGCTCGCGCGGCAGCGGGACGACCCGCTCGGCCGTCACGTCGATCGTCATGTCTCCACCTTCCTCGCTCCCGCCCGGCGTCACCATCCGGTGAGCAGCAGATGGTTGAGGAGGAGGGCGAGTACGGCCTGGGCGGTGAGCCAGGCGCGGGGTCGGGTGAGGAACGCGCAGGCCGGCAGCAGCCACACCGCGAACGGGAGCCAGATGCGTTCCGTCTCGGCCTTGCTCATGCCGGACAGGTCGGCGACCAGGAGGGCCAGGAGAGCGGCGGACACGAGAACGGCGAGGGCGACATGGCCGGGAGGTTCGGTGCGCCGCCGAACCAGCACGGCACCCGTCCGTCGCAGCCCTGCTGCCGTCGCCAGGCCCGTGATCAGGACCGTGCAGGCGAGGTTCGCCCACACCCAGTAGCCGTAGGGGCGGATGCCGCCCACACCCTGGTAGTAGCGCGGGACCAGGAGGTGGTACGCCTCCCACCAGTCGAATCCGGCGAGGGTGAAGGCCATGGGCACCACGGCCAGACCGGCGACCAACGCCGCGAGCAGCACGGGCCGTTCCCGCACACTCCGTCGACCCAGCAGCAATACCGCCGCGCCGATCAGCGCGACGAGTGTGAGGCCGTACGAGAGGTAGCAGGTGAGCCCGAACAGCAGTCCAGATGCTGCTGCCCACCACAATGACCGTCCCCTGATCGCGAGCGCCAGCAGCGCCACGGCCCACGCCGCGACCGCCGCGAAGTACGCGTCGGCCGAGGCTCCCATCCACACCGCGGCCGGGGCCAGGACCAGGAAGGGTGCCGCTCGTCGCGCGAGGCTCTCTCCGGCCAGCGCCCGTACCGCGACCAGCGCGGCCACACATGCTGTCGCGCCGACGGCGATGCACCACACCCCGGCCCACCCTCCGCCCCGCAGGCCCACCCGGTCGAGGAGGACGAAGGTGAGCGGCGCCGCCGGAGGGTGCCCGGCGACATGGGCGGGCCAGTTGTCCGGTGATTCCACGAGGATGTGGTGGGTGAAGTCCCGAAGGGTGGCCGGGATGTCGTCGAAGCGGTCGATGACCTGGAGGTATTCGTGGCGGGCGGTCAGACGGCCCGCGATGCCACGCTGCCAGCCGTCGATCAGGGCAAGGGAGGCGATCCAGGCTGTTGCCGACGCCCAGGCCGTCGCGAGCAGGGCCTGCCAGGGCAGCCGGGCGGCGAGGACGGGACCGTAGACGACACCGGCTGCCGCCACGACCAGGGCCGCGGGGGTGCCGGGACCGACGTGTGGGTCCCAAGTGGCGAGTACCGGTGGCCACTTGACGAACAGAGTGTGGCGGGAGTGCTGGATGTGCCGTCCGACCAGGACGGCCGCCGTAACGAGGAGCGCGGCGGCCAGGGCGGCGTACAGATCGCGGAGGAGGGGGCGGGTCACCTCCGTACGCTAGGCCGGGCGGCGCGGAAGATACGGCCGTCCGGGCCGCATGTCAGCGTTTCGGCATGGGTCGCGGGCCCGCTTCGGGGGTGTCTCGGACCTACGGTCGAGCCATGACACGGTCTCCTTCCTCGCCGGGCTTCTGGCGCAGTCCCCTGCGCGGTCCGTGGCTGACGTCCGTGCTCGGTGTGGTGCTGCTCGGCGGGATCACGGTGCTGTTCGTGACCGGGCTGGTGTCCTACGCCGCCTACAACCCGAACCTTGCACGGGTCAACGACCAGACCCCGGACAAGGGGATCCTGGGCTTCTACCTCTTCCCTTGGCCCACC comes from the Streptomyces sp. NBC_00443 genome and includes:
- a CDS encoding SRPBCC family protein encodes the protein MTIDVTAERVVPLPREQVAAYAMDWRHDAEWTQGIRTAELTREADSGGFGAGAEVTRTAHFLGRRIDYVLRVAAYDPPGLLDMVSVAGPMPMHVTYTFEPHPDGTLARIRVRGGGGGFYRLAAPLLARQVRGNLAKDLRDLEARLVEHGT